From a single Apium graveolens cultivar Ventura chromosome 2, ASM990537v1, whole genome shotgun sequence genomic region:
- the LOC141708229 gene encoding uncharacterized protein LOC141708229 isoform X1 produces the protein MCSFAYLLQDPNNFMGENCESRLYVGNLDFRITEAALIKMFSPYGTIICEDFLWHKRGPKRGEPRGYAFVQYRTVEEAKLAKEKVHGKLVYGRPLVVRLASEKYLVEGAESSDKAIDTKKPGVAGNSSAQMIRSAKIAAIKNKLKDMGEKSHESKRLKKDEAGPVNKT, from the exons ATG TGTTCTTTTGCTTATTTATTACAGGACCCCAATAATTTTATGGGCGAGAATTGTGAAAGCAGACTTTACGTTGGGAATCTTGATTTTAGGATAACAGA GGCTGCGCTAATTAAAATGTTTTCACCATATGGAACTATTATATGTGAGGACTTCCTATGGCATAAGCGGGGTCCAAAACGCGGAGAGCCTCGTGGCTATGCTTTTGTCCAGTATCGCACGGTAGAG GAAGCTAAATTAGCTAAGGAAAAGGTGCATGGAAAGTTGGTGTATGGCCGTCCTTTGGTTGTTCGTCTTGCTAGTGAGAAATACTTGGTAGAAGGTGCAGAAAGTTCAGACAAAGCCATCGACACAAAGAAACCAGGCGTTGCTGGAAACTCTTCAGCACAAATGATCCGAAGTGCTAAAATTGCTGCAATCAAGAACAAATTAAAAGACATGGGAGAAAAGAGCCACGAGTCGAAGAGGCTAAAAAAAGATGAAGCTGGTCCTGTGAACAAGACTTGA
- the LOC141708229 gene encoding uncharacterized protein LOC141708229 isoform X2 codes for MDPNNFMGENCESRLYVGNLDFRITEAALIKMFSPYGTIICEDFLWHKRGPKRGEPRGYAFVQYRTVEEAKLAKEKVHGKLVYGRPLVVRLASEKYLVEGAESSDKAIDTKKPGVAGNSSAQMIRSAKIAAIKNKLKDMGEKSHESKRLKKDEAGPVNKT; via the exons ATG GACCCCAATAATTTTATGGGCGAGAATTGTGAAAGCAGACTTTACGTTGGGAATCTTGATTTTAGGATAACAGA GGCTGCGCTAATTAAAATGTTTTCACCATATGGAACTATTATATGTGAGGACTTCCTATGGCATAAGCGGGGTCCAAAACGCGGAGAGCCTCGTGGCTATGCTTTTGTCCAGTATCGCACGGTAGAG GAAGCTAAATTAGCTAAGGAAAAGGTGCATGGAAAGTTGGTGTATGGCCGTCCTTTGGTTGTTCGTCTTGCTAGTGAGAAATACTTGGTAGAAGGTGCAGAAAGTTCAGACAAAGCCATCGACACAAAGAAACCAGGCGTTGCTGGAAACTCTTCAGCACAAATGATCCGAAGTGCTAAAATTGCTGCAATCAAGAACAAATTAAAAGACATGGGAGAAAAGAGCCACGAGTCGAAGAGGCTAAAAAAAGATGAAGCTGGTCCTGTGAACAAGACTTGA